In Mugil cephalus isolate CIBA_MC_2020 chromosome 20, CIBA_Mcephalus_1.1, whole genome shotgun sequence, the following are encoded in one genomic region:
- the LOC124998040 gene encoding pleckstrin homology domain-containing family F member 1-like, producing MMDQRSFKMENLQRLREVENSFGPSGAPLFKPSRILRGEGRLMKRGRKKWQPKAFFLFNDVLVYGSFVLNGRWHKNQKIIPLESVKLEDMEDSEEVKHQWLIRTPSKSFFVSATSYEEKQAWMEHIQECQSALLLCGNLQPGKKFAATWMPDQAACKCMRCLRRFTTTNRRHHCRKCGFIVCNSCSRQRTVISHIHPTKQLRVCALCHLRSDEEEEEEEVHNVSRQRGDSTGNSSSGEEEFASSSDEEDVQACPSSSWMIAETGTYVCMLPGHL from the exons ATGATGGATCAGCGAAGCTTCAAGATGGAGAACCTCCAGCGTCTACGTGAAGTGGAGAATTCATTCGGCCCCTCAGGGGCTCCTTTGTTCAAGCCCAGTCGGATTCTGAGGGGAGAGGGTCGTCTGATGAAGCGAGGTCGCAAGAAGTGGCAGCCGAAggccttcttcctcttcaatGATGTTCTGGTGTACGGCAGCTTTGTTCTGAACGGCCGCTGGCACAAAAATCAGAAGATCATCCCTTTAG AGTCCGTCAAgctggaggacatggaggacagtGAGGAGGTCAAGCACCAGTGGTTGATCAGAACACCGTCCAAGTCCTTTTTTGTGTCCGCCACTTCGTACGAGGAGAAGCAGGCCTGGATGGAGCACATCCAAGAATGCCAGTccgctctgctgctctgtggcAACCTCCAACCTGGCAAGAAATTTGCCGCCACCTGGATGCCGGATCAGGCCGCCTGCAAGTGCATGCGCTGCCTCAGGAggttcaccaccaccaaccGGCGACACCACTGCAGAAAGTGCGGCTTCATCGTCTGCAACTCTTGCTCCAGGCAGCGGACGGTGATCAGTCACATCCACCCGACCAAACAGCTGAGAGTCTGCGCGCTGTGCCACTTGAGGagtgatgaggaagaagaagaagaagaagtacaCAATGTGTCTCGCCAGAGGGGAGACAGCACTGGAAACAGTAGCTCAGGGGAGGAGGAGTTCGCTTCATCCAGTGATGAAGAGGACGTTCAGGCCTGTCCTTCCAGCAGCTGGATGATTGCAGAGACAGGGACATATGTCTGCATGCTACCAGGTCACCTGTAA